A genomic segment from Deltaproteobacteria bacterium encodes:
- a CDS encoding AMP-binding protein, which produces MMDLEELKKEFGKDGPSVVNQLYEWAVKKGDQKFLYYGEEKNHLTYREFNALTNKIGHSLKALGVHQGDRISLYLFNPLITVLSMFGIWKVGAVFSPINFNYKGRLLSYQINDTAPKILITEQSLLPFLNDVQADLPALKVIVRKPNRDEHDFNPDLSSLELDKKFGSYEFENLLNGDPSDLDTEINYWDTANIIYTSGTTGPAKGVVQSHRWMAQYTFNLRRFTHEEDVIYNDLPMYHVGGAISNFVRVAWRGANIALWDKFSPKDFWKRIEESGANHATLLDVMIPWLMNAPETTQDRYNTLKRVHMQPLPQYHHKVAKRFGIDFVSGGYGQTEAGNGFVGLIDELEEGEGTPPELHKGFTGEEIREFCRRWGYPMLKGTDKIKKGFMGRSVVLEPAVLNEHDEVLGPGQYGQLAFRSKVPYSMLDGYFNKPEATVEVFRNQWFHTGDACYKDENNIYYFVDRMGGFIRARGENISSYQIEDFINSHPEVEVCAAFPVPAAEGEEDDIVVYVTRAQKSGLEEEALRKWLAVEMPKFMWPRHIRFIDDLPRTPTNKVEKYKLKKMILEELKR; this is translated from the coding sequence ATGATGGATCTGGAAGAATTAAAAAAGGAGTTCGGAAAAGACGGACCCAGTGTGGTTAACCAACTTTATGAATGGGCCGTCAAAAAAGGGGACCAGAAATTTCTCTATTACGGCGAAGAAAAAAACCATCTGACCTATCGGGAATTTAATGCCTTAACCAATAAAATAGGGCATTCCCTTAAGGCCTTGGGAGTTCACCAGGGGGACCGGATTTCGTTATATTTATTCAATCCCTTGATCACCGTCCTTTCGATGTTCGGCATCTGGAAGGTCGGGGCCGTCTTCAGTCCCATTAATTTTAATTACAAGGGCCGGCTGCTTTCCTATCAGATAAATGATACGGCGCCGAAAATACTGATTACCGAACAATCCCTGCTTCCTTTTTTAAATGACGTTCAAGCGGATCTGCCGGCCTTAAAGGTTATCGTCAGAAAGCCCAATCGGGATGAACACGATTTTAATCCTGATCTTTCGAGTCTGGAGTTGGATAAGAAGTTTGGATCCTATGAATTTGAAAATCTGTTGAACGGCGATCCTTCCGATCTGGATACGGAGATCAATTATTGGGACACGGCCAATATCATCTATACCTCCGGCACCACGGGACCGGCCAAGGGGGTGGTCCAGTCCCATCGCTGGATGGCCCAGTACACCTTCAACCTCCGAAGATTTACCCATGAAGAGGATGTGATCTATAACGACCTGCCCATGTACCATGTGGGCGGAGCTATCAGCAATTTTGTGCGGGTGGCCTGGAGAGGGGCCAATATAGCCCTGTGGGACAAATTCAGCCCCAAGGATTTCTGGAAACGGATCGAAGAAAGCGGGGCGAATCATGCTACTTTATTGGATGTCATGATCCCCTGGCTGATGAATGCCCCGGAAACGACGCAAGACCGCTATAATACCCTGAAAAGGGTCCATATGCAGCCCCTGCCCCAGTACCATCATAAGGTGGCTAAGCGGTTCGGGATCGATTTTGTCTCCGGGGGATACGGCCAGACCGAAGCGGGAAACGGTTTTGTCGGCCTTATTGACGAGTTGGAAGAAGGCGAGGGTACGCCTCCGGAATTGCACAAAGGCTTTACCGGCGAAGAGATTAGAGAGTTTTGCCGGAGATGGGGCTACCCGATGTTGAAGGGAACGGATAAAATCAAAAAAGGATTTATGGGCCGCTCGGTGGTCCTGGAGCCGGCCGTTCTAAATGAGCATGATGAAGTATTAGGGCCGGGCCAATATGGACAATTGGCCTTCAGAAGCAAGGTGCCTTATTCCATGTTGGACGGTTATTTCAATAAACCCGAAGCTACCGTGGAGGTTTTCCGGAATCAGTGGTTTCATACCGGAGATGCCTGCTATAAAGATGAAAATAATATTTATTACTTTGTGGACCGCATGGGCGGTTTTATCAGGGCCAGGGGTGAAAACATCTCTTCTTATCAAATCGAAGACTTCATCAACAGCCATCCGGAAGTAGAAGTGTGCGCCGCCTTTCCCGTCCCGGCGGCCGAAGGGGAGGAAGATGACATCGTCGTCTATGTCACCAGGGCGCAAAAGTCGGGACTGGAGGAAGAGGCTCTCCGAAAATGGCTGGCCGTTGAAATGCCCAAATTCATGTGGCCCAGGCATATCCGGTTTATTGATGACCTGCCCAGAACGCCGACCAATAAGGTGGAAAAATACAAGTTGAAAAAGATGATTCTTGAGGAATTGAAAAGATAA